A genome region from Pan troglodytes isolate AG18354 chromosome 3, NHGRI_mPanTro3-v2.0_pri, whole genome shotgun sequence includes the following:
- the LOC104006262 gene encoding small ribosomal subunit protein eS1-like, whose translation MAVGKNKRLTKGGKKGAKKKVVDPFSKKDWYDVKAPAMFNIRNIGKTLVTRTQGTKIASDGLKGRVFEVSLADLQNDEVAFRKFKLITEDVQGKNCLTNFHGMDLTHDKMCSMVKKWQTMIEAHVDVKTTDGYLLRLFCVGFTKKRNNQIWKTSYAQHQQVRQIRKKMMEIMTREVQTNDLKEVVNKLIPDSIGKDIEKPCQSIYPLHDVFVRKVKMLKKPKFELGKLMELHGEGSSSGKATGDETGAKVERADGYEPPVQESV comes from the coding sequence ATGGCGGTTGGCAAGAACAAGCGCCTTACGAAAGGCGGCAAAAAGGGAGCCAAGAAGAAAGTGGTTGATCCATTTTCTAAGAAAGATTGGTATGATGTGAAAGCACCTGCTATgttcaatataagaaatattggaAAGACGCTCGTCACCAGGACCCAAGGAACCAAAATTGCATCTGATGGTCTCAAGGGTCGTGTGTTTGAAGTGAGTCTTGCTGATTTGCAGAATGATGAAGttgcatttagaaaattcaaGCTGATTACTGAAGATGTTCAGGGTAAAAACTGCCTGACTAACTTCCATGGCATGGATCTTACCCATGACAAAATGTGTTCCATGGTCAAAAAATGGCAGACAATGATTGAAGCTCACGTTGATGTCAAGACTACCGATGGTTACTTGCTTCGTCTGTTCTGTGTTGGTTTTACTAAAAAACGCAACAATCAGATATGGAAGACCTCTTATGCTCAGCACCAACAGGTCCGCCAAATCCGGAAGAAGATGATGGAAATCATGACCCGAGAGGTGCAGACAAATGACTTGAAAGAAGTGGTCAATAAATTGATTCCAGACAGCATTGGAAAAGACATAGAAAAGCCTTGCCAATCTATTTATCCTCTCCATGATGTCTTcgttagaaaagtaaaaatgctgaaGAAGCCCAAGTTTGAATTGGGAAAGCTCATGGAGCTTCATGGTGAAGGCAGTAGTTCTGGAAAAGCCACTGGGGACGAGACAGGTGCTAAAGTTGAACGAGCTGATGGATATGAACCACCAGTCCAAGAATCTGTTTAA